A portion of the Flavobacterium magnum genome contains these proteins:
- a CDS encoding O-antigen ligase family protein has product MEVKSSKYSLLILLHILAAVIIFLVPFFAKIVCIGILFYGIVYVVKKRNRNNEVLYVAAYITGMEVLLRATDGLPVYEFAKYGVTLMICVGMFFSGFSKNAVPYWIYLILLIPSVIIATFVLNSSIEDRKIISFVISGPLCLGICSLYTYQRKVTYEQIHTILLALALPIVSLTTYLILFNPSVKDVVTGTDSNGMTSGGFGPNQVSTALGIGIFVFVARAILRSKGYRTMALNIVIAIIISFRGIVTFSRGGIFTAITMICLLMIGIYFRSNGKAKIKMHYFIIGSLICAAMVWSYSLAQTNGLIGNRYANQDAAGRVKESKFTGREQLAESELKAFYENPILGVGVGKSIEIREAETGINAASHNEITRLLAEHGSLGILMLLILFITPIFLHLGNKENFFMFPILFFWLLTINHAAMRIAAPAFIYSLCLLKVDMGLQPKSKKIWQKRPALHRS; this is encoded by the coding sequence ATGGAAGTCAAAAGTTCTAAATATTCATTATTGATTTTACTGCACATCCTGGCCGCCGTGATCATATTTTTGGTTCCGTTCTTCGCAAAAATCGTATGTATCGGCATCTTGTTTTATGGCATAGTGTATGTTGTCAAAAAACGGAACCGCAATAACGAAGTGTTATACGTTGCCGCTTATATCACCGGAATGGAAGTGTTGCTGCGGGCAACCGATGGACTCCCCGTGTATGAGTTTGCGAAGTATGGGGTGACATTGATGATATGTGTCGGAATGTTTTTTAGTGGTTTTTCGAAGAATGCGGTGCCTTATTGGATTTACCTGATCTTACTGATCCCGAGTGTCATCATCGCTACGTTCGTATTGAATTCTTCGATAGAGGATAGGAAGATCATCTCGTTCGTGATTTCCGGACCACTTTGCCTTGGGATCTGTTCATTATATACCTATCAACGTAAGGTTACTTATGAACAGATTCATACGATACTACTTGCACTGGCTCTGCCAATCGTCAGCCTGACAACCTATCTTATTTTGTTTAATCCAAGTGTAAAAGATGTGGTTACAGGAACAGATTCGAATGGGATGACCTCGGGCGGATTTGGACCAAACCAGGTTTCAACCGCGTTGGGGATAGGGATATTCGTCTTCGTCGCACGTGCCATATTAAGGTCAAAAGGTTACCGTACAATGGCGCTGAATATTGTCATTGCGATCATTATCAGTTTCCGGGGTATTGTTACCTTTTCACGAGGTGGCATTTTTACAGCGATCACGATGATTTGCCTGTTGATGATAGGCATCTACTTCCGATCAAATGGGAAAGCCAAAATCAAAATGCATTACTTTATAATAGGCTCGTTGATTTGCGCCGCAATGGTTTGGTCTTACAGCCTTGCACAGACTAACGGCCTGATTGGGAACAGGTACGCCAATCAGGATGCGGCCGGGAGGGTAAAAGAAAGTAAATTTACGGGTCGGGAGCAACTTGCGGAGTCAGAATTAAAAGCATTTTACGAGAATCCGATACTGGGTGTAGGCGTAGGAAAATCCATCGAGATCCGCGAGGCCGAAACAGGTATCAATGCTGCTTCCCATAACGAGATCACGAGATTGCTTGCCGAGCACGGCTCATTGGGAATATTGATGTTGCTCATATTATTTATCACGCCAATTTTTCTTCATTTGGGGAACAAGGAAAATTTCTTTATGTTTCCCATCTTATTTTTCTGGCTGCTTACAATTAACCACGCGGCCATGCGTATCGCTGCCCCTGCATTCATCTATTCGCTCTGCCTTCTGAAGGTGGACATGGGACTGCAACCGAAATCCAAAAAAATATGGCAGAAGCGCCCTGCGCTGCACCGTTCATAA
- a CDS encoding glycosyltransferase family 4 protein, with translation MRFLIVSNAPLVYENGIAKAYAPYIKEMAIWHENVTETAFCCPVWPAANGLLVTEVPFPFRHFRLKDFNFKTPKAICYALFQVPYNVIILFRAMCWANHIHLRCPGNAGLIGALIQIFFPGKKKTAKYAGNWDTSVPKPLSYRLQQHLLANTFLTRNMAVLVYGNWAGAGKNIKPFFTASYSKKQITSFTKEDFEGPVRFVFAGMLTPGKGVIYALKIVHALRQRGHNISLELYGEGVERAAVEKYIAEHELQEFMHVFGNQNDRVLIDAYQRSHFVILPSASEGWPKVIAEGMFWGCVPIATPVSCVPDMLDSGKRGLLLKMQPHTDTANIEALINDYRGWLVKSSEAANWSQHFTTELFAEEISKLVRQ, from the coding sequence ATGAGGTTTTTAATTGTTTCAAACGCGCCACTCGTATATGAAAACGGGATTGCCAAGGCTTATGCCCCGTATATTAAGGAAATGGCTATTTGGCACGAAAATGTAACGGAAACAGCTTTCTGTTGTCCGGTATGGCCAGCCGCAAACGGGCTGTTGGTTACTGAAGTGCCTTTTCCGTTCCGGCATTTCCGCTTAAAAGACTTCAATTTCAAGACACCCAAGGCAATATGCTATGCACTGTTTCAGGTTCCATATAACGTCATCATACTGTTTCGGGCGATGTGCTGGGCAAACCACATTCATCTGAGATGTCCAGGCAATGCAGGTCTGATTGGTGCACTCATCCAGATTTTTTTTCCCGGCAAAAAAAAGACCGCCAAATATGCCGGCAATTGGGATACATCGGTTCCAAAGCCCCTGAGTTACAGATTACAGCAGCACCTCCTGGCAAACACGTTTTTAACCCGAAACATGGCCGTGCTGGTGTACGGTAACTGGGCCGGTGCCGGTAAAAACATCAAACCTTTTTTTACCGCCAGCTATTCCAAAAAGCAAATAACATCGTTTACAAAGGAAGATTTCGAAGGGCCGGTCCGATTTGTATTTGCAGGAATGCTTACGCCCGGAAAGGGAGTGATTTACGCACTGAAAATTGTGCATGCGTTGCGTCAGCGGGGACACAATATCTCCTTAGAATTGTACGGCGAAGGCGTGGAACGCGCTGCTGTGGAAAAGTACATTGCGGAGCATGAATTACAGGAATTTATGCATGTTTTCGGGAATCAAAATGACAGGGTATTAATCGACGCCTATCAGCGGAGCCACTTTGTCATACTCCCGTCAGCAAGCGAAGGGTGGCCGAAAGTGATCGCAGAAGGGATGTTTTGGGGGTGTGTGCCTATCGCGACGCCTGTATCCTGCGTACCTGACATGCTTGATTCCGGAAAACGTGGCCTATTGCTTAAGATGCAGCCCCATACCGATACAGCAAACATAGAGGCGCTTATCAACGACTATCGGGGGTGGCTCGTAAAAAGCAGTGAAGCGGCAAACTGGTCGCAGCATTTTACAACGGAGCTTTTCGCAGAAGAAATCAGTAAACTTGTCCGACAATGA
- a CDS encoding PorV/PorQ family protein, producing the protein MNIGVDAAALGMSNAVVAHSGDVNSGYWNPAGLISVEGQQAALMHASYFANIAQYDYAAYAKNIDDRSAWGISLIRFGVDDILNTTQLIDSEGNIDYNRISLFSAADYGLTLSYARKLKVPGFQYGVNAKVIRRVIGKFANSWGFGFDLGLQFERNDWKFGFMVRDITTTYNVWAIDEDEFAKISGAIPGQNQELPENTEITLPKAQLGMSKKFEFHNDTSLLASANLNMRFEQTNDIISTQGLSVDPALGFEYGYTDLVFLRAGVGNFQNIEQIDGSKKVGFQPNIGLGFKYRGIQVDYALTDLGDQSAALYSNVFSLKVDLSIFSR; encoded by the coding sequence ATGAATATCGGTGTGGATGCCGCAGCCCTGGGGATGTCAAACGCCGTCGTGGCGCATTCAGGCGATGTGAATTCCGGCTACTGGAATCCCGCGGGGCTTATTTCGGTTGAAGGACAACAGGCGGCGCTGATGCATGCCAGTTATTTTGCCAACATCGCCCAATACGATTATGCCGCCTACGCCAAAAATATCGACGACCGCAGCGCGTGGGGCATTTCGCTGATCCGTTTCGGGGTGGACGACATCCTCAATACCACGCAACTTATAGACAGTGAAGGAAATATTGACTACAACCGCATCAGCCTCTTTTCGGCAGCGGATTATGGCCTGACCCTTTCCTATGCCAGAAAACTCAAGGTACCTGGATTCCAATACGGCGTGAATGCCAAAGTGATCCGCCGCGTGATCGGCAAATTTGCGAATTCATGGGGTTTTGGTTTTGACCTCGGACTACAGTTTGAGCGCAACGACTGGAAATTCGGTTTCATGGTACGCGACATCACGACCACGTATAACGTCTGGGCAATTGACGAAGACGAGTTTGCCAAAATTTCGGGCGCTATTCCCGGGCAGAACCAGGAATTGCCGGAGAATACGGAAATTACCCTTCCGAAAGCACAATTGGGTATGTCCAAAAAATTCGAATTCCATAACGATACCAGTCTGCTGGCGTCCGCAAACCTCAATATGCGTTTTGAACAGACCAACGATATTATCTCCACACAGGGCCTCAGCGTCGATCCCGCACTTGGATTTGAATACGGGTATACGGATTTGGTTTTCCTGCGCGCGGGTGTCGGGAATTTCCAGAATATTGAACAGATTGACGGTTCGAAAAAGGTGGGTTTCCAACCCAACATCGGACTTGGATTTAAATACCGTGGCATCCAGGTGGATTATGCGCTGACGGATCTGGGTGACCAAAGCGCCGCCCTGTATTCGAATGTGTTTTCGTTGAAAGTCGATTTATCCATCTTCAGCCGATAA
- a CDS encoding glycosyltransferase — protein sequence MRIVQLIDSLNAGGAERIAVNYANGLAHKVEFSGIVATRKEGELKAAVHPEVGYLFLNRKKTLDIRAVLTLKKWILCNKIDIIHAHGPSFFMAILVKCLHPGIRIVWHEHYGARAGQTRSANMILYFCSLFFSAVFVVNRQLESWMNRNLLSRNVSCVPNFISATPAIRQVTILNGVPGKRILLVANLKQPKNHIAALRAFESLKLCDEGWSLHFIGENYGDAYFGEIARFIEEHQLASSVWLHGSRPDIPFILSQGTIGLLTSTAEGFPLVILEYGQAALPVISTNAGFCAEIIDDGVSGLLFDPNDQKTLEDALKRMVVDCGLQRDCGHALHEKVKSNYSEEQVIGLLLSKYHKLKYGSQKF from the coding sequence ATGAGGATAGTGCAACTCATCGATTCGCTGAATGCCGGCGGCGCAGAACGCATAGCCGTAAACTATGCCAACGGCCTGGCCCACAAGGTCGAATTCTCAGGCATTGTTGCGACCCGTAAAGAAGGTGAATTGAAAGCGGCAGTGCACCCTGAAGTGGGGTACCTGTTCCTGAACCGAAAAAAAACATTGGATATAAGGGCGGTTTTGACCCTGAAAAAATGGATTCTGTGCAACAAGATTGATATTATCCATGCTCACGGGCCATCGTTCTTTATGGCAATACTGGTGAAGTGCCTGCACCCGGGAATAAGAATAGTATGGCACGAACATTATGGTGCAAGGGCTGGACAAACCCGGTCGGCGAATATGATATTATATTTTTGTTCCTTGTTTTTCAGCGCTGTTTTTGTGGTAAACCGTCAGTTGGAATCTTGGATGAATCGGAATTTGTTATCCCGGAATGTGTCCTGTGTACCGAATTTTATCTCCGCAACTCCGGCAATACGCCAAGTCACAATCCTAAACGGAGTGCCTGGTAAAAGAATCCTGCTGGTCGCAAACCTCAAGCAGCCCAAAAACCACATCGCGGCACTCAGGGCTTTCGAAAGCCTTAAATTATGTGATGAGGGATGGAGTCTGCATTTTATCGGTGAAAATTACGGTGATGCTTACTTCGGAGAGATCGCAAGATTTATTGAAGAACACCAATTAGCATCTTCCGTTTGGCTCCACGGGTCAAGGCCCGACATTCCTTTTATTCTTTCTCAGGGCACTATTGGCCTGCTGACGTCGACTGCGGAAGGTTTTCCGTTGGTTATTTTAGAATACGGTCAGGCTGCGCTTCCGGTCATATCTACGAATGCAGGATTTTGCGCGGAAATTATCGATGATGGGGTCTCGGGCCTATTATTCGATCCGAACGATCAAAAAACGTTGGAGGACGCGCTGAAACGCATGGTTGTTGACTGCGGTCTTCAGAGAGATTGCGGCCATGCATTACATGAAAAGGTTAAAAGCAATTACAGTGAGGAACAGGTAATCGGCTTATTATTGTCAAAATATCATAAACTGAAATATGGAAGTCAAAAGTTCTAA
- a CDS encoding CDP-alcohol phosphatidyltransferase family protein, with product MNIKSHVPNTITLGNLFCGCIAVVYAFEDTATHPDHFEMAFLFVGLGIFLDFFDGFFARLFKVSSPLGLQLDSLADMVTSGVTPGVTMFFLLRNASGMPEGSWIPYLGFLITLGSCYRLANFNIDTRQTDSFIGMPTPGNALFILSLPLVKMGGSMEGLELLTNQWVLLVITVFSTFIMNAEIPLFSLKFKKMTVRDNLLQISFLLLSVLLLVFYVYLAVPLIILSYIFLSILNNKLRKV from the coding sequence ATGAACATCAAATCCCATGTCCCCAATACGATCACATTAGGCAATCTCTTCTGCGGCTGCATCGCCGTCGTTTACGCTTTTGAGGATACGGCTACACATCCGGATCATTTTGAAATGGCTTTCCTGTTTGTAGGGCTTGGTATTTTCCTCGATTTTTTTGATGGTTTTTTCGCCAGGCTTTTCAAGGTGTCCAGTCCACTGGGTTTGCAGCTCGATTCGCTGGCCGATATGGTTACGAGCGGCGTGACCCCGGGCGTCACCATGTTCTTCCTGCTGCGCAATGCCTCCGGGATGCCTGAAGGCTCCTGGATCCCGTACCTTGGGTTCCTCATAACGCTTGGATCCTGTTACCGCCTTGCAAATTTTAATATCGATACGCGCCAGACCGATTCGTTCATCGGGATGCCCACCCCGGGAAACGCGCTTTTTATCCTGAGCCTTCCCCTGGTTAAGATGGGCGGCTCGATGGAAGGGCTCGAATTGCTGACAAACCAATGGGTGCTGCTGGTCATTACCGTGTTCAGCACTTTCATCATGAATGCAGAAATCCCGCTGTTTTCGCTGAAGTTTAAAAAGATGACCGTCAGGGATAACCTGCTGCAAATCTCTTTTCTGCTGCTGTCGGTATTGCTGCTGGTTTTTTACGTTTACCTGGCTGTTCCGCTGATTATCCTGAGCTATATTTTCCTGTCGATCCTCAATAATAAACTCAGGAAAGTATAG
- a CDS encoding class I SAM-dependent methyltransferase: MKTTSEILEINKKQKEFYNHIRQNRMTRIWAKIRNGVLNRVRKNIGIHDQVYDLHKVWFGDLSDKKVLDLGCFSGNNLSFYLAEHSKSYLGIDLSDKAISHLKEKIKKYPNAEARAVDFLSDEFSEADFDLIYAYGVLHHFPNVDVLIERLNEKLSPNGAIISYDPLQTSTPIWILRTLYRPFQSDAAWEWPFTRRTYRKFAASFRVIERHGLLGKSKWIVLLNMLPLSQPFKNRTGRNWHQQDWKKSAISDKDMFRCMHLTMWMQKQSR; encoded by the coding sequence ATGAAAACGACATCCGAAATTTTAGAAATCAATAAAAAGCAGAAGGAATTTTACAACCACATCCGGCAAAACCGCATGACACGGATTTGGGCAAAAATCCGCAACGGCGTGCTAAACCGGGTTCGGAAAAATATTGGCATCCACGATCAGGTTTATGACCTGCACAAGGTCTGGTTTGGAGACCTGTCAGATAAAAAGGTACTCGATCTCGGCTGTTTTTCAGGCAATAACCTGTCCTTTTATCTGGCCGAGCACTCCAAATCCTACCTCGGAATTGATTTGAGCGATAAAGCCATCAGCCACCTAAAAGAAAAAATTAAAAAATACCCCAACGCTGAAGCCCGGGCGGTTGATTTTCTCTCCGATGAATTTTCGGAAGCTGACTTCGACCTGATTTACGCTTATGGCGTATTGCACCACTTCCCGAATGTCGATGTCCTCATCGAGAGGCTTAATGAAAAATTGTCGCCAAACGGCGCTATTATCAGCTATGATCCGTTGCAAACCAGTACACCGATCTGGATATTGCGGACCTTGTACCGCCCATTCCAGTCAGATGCCGCCTGGGAATGGCCATTTACCAGGCGAACCTACAGGAAGTTTGCCGCTTCCTTCCGTGTGATCGAACGGCACGGGCTTCTCGGAAAATCAAAATGGATTGTCCTGCTCAATATGCTGCCACTTTCCCAACCTTTTAAAAACAGGACCGGTAGAAACTGGCACCAGCAGGATTGGAAGAAATCAGCCATCTCAGATAAAGACATGTTTCGTTGCATGCACCTGACGATGTGGATGCAAAAGCAATCACGATGA
- a CDS encoding DUF4105 domain-containing protein has protein sequence MSRNLTIYFFLLLTFLPSGVFAQGGALSDQAKISVLTCDTGNELYSLFGHTAIRIDDPVNQVDVVFNYGAFDFGTPNFYLKFTKGDLQYFITTSTFEDFCQQYIYENRGVYEQVLNLAPPQKQRIFDELVASLSSADKYYTYKFIDRNCTTKVADRINANIDGKLSLDVKGAKDSNRRIIYGYVANHFYENFGINIMFGARTDENFYKIFLPLQLLESVSKTKNGAKPLTDGVRTINKPVATTPSFSFFNSIWSLVCVLLVIVLANRRIISLTFLTVQALLGLFLISAGMYSLHQEVMWNYNILLFNPLFLLVVGFVLRRKTKWAIRSIFVCYVMLGVYFGFLLNKVQLWMFLPIILTNAILLLRLLTQQKSYCPR, from the coding sequence ATGTCCAGGAACCTTACCATCTACTTTTTTTTATTGCTGACGTTTCTGCCATCGGGCGTTTTCGCACAGGGCGGGGCACTTTCTGACCAGGCAAAAATCAGCGTGCTCACCTGTGACACCGGGAACGAACTGTACTCGCTCTTCGGGCATACCGCCATCCGGATTGACGACCCGGTCAATCAGGTCGATGTGGTGTTCAATTACGGCGCATTCGATTTCGGCACGCCCAACTTTTACCTGAAATTTACCAAAGGAGACCTGCAGTATTTCATCACCACAAGCACTTTTGAAGATTTCTGTCAGCAGTACATTTACGAAAACCGGGGCGTGTATGAACAGGTACTAAACCTGGCACCTCCACAGAAACAGCGCATATTCGATGAGCTCGTGGCCTCTTTGTCTTCAGCGGACAAATATTATACGTATAAATTTATCGACCGCAACTGTACGACAAAAGTGGCAGACCGCATCAACGCCAATATAGACGGGAAATTATCATTGGATGTAAAGGGTGCGAAAGACAGTAACCGCCGGATCATCTACGGTTATGTGGCCAACCATTTTTACGAGAATTTTGGCATAAACATCATGTTCGGCGCACGCACGGATGAGAATTTTTACAAAATTTTCCTTCCGTTGCAATTGCTCGAAAGTGTCAGTAAGACCAAAAACGGCGCCAAGCCATTAACCGATGGCGTACGTACGATCAACAAACCCGTGGCCACGACACCTTCGTTCTCATTTTTCAACAGCATCTGGAGCCTGGTATGCGTGCTGTTGGTGATCGTTTTGGCAAACCGCAGGATTATTTCACTGACTTTTCTCACTGTACAGGCGTTGTTGGGCCTCTTCCTCATTTCAGCGGGCATGTATTCGCTGCACCAGGAGGTAATGTGGAATTACAACATTTTACTTTTTAATCCGCTTTTCTTACTCGTGGTAGGTTTTGTGCTCAGGAGAAAGACGAAGTGGGCCATCCGATCCATTTTTGTATGTTATGTCATGCTGGGCGTATATTTCGGTTTCCTGCTGAATAAGGTCCAATTGTGGATGTTCCTGCCGATAATCCTTACTAACGCCATTTTGCTGCTTCGGCTGCTCACACAGCAGAAAAGTTACTGCCCGCGGTAA
- a CDS encoding sugar transferase, producing MRPGKEIHFEISERKILLRLFDVLSVILSLYLVDYLFNFNYFNFSTQNFYWVVVLGIYVNIFGTVFEMYNLQVASNQFQVIRSIVLTSSVTALFYLLTPVFTPFLPLNRLQILYFFLAVFGGLLCWRIFYQAFLASYRFEKKVILICDREQVQELVTGLENIDPHYRIIGYLNSDFYEHETFRYDYVTNLSIEEIDDFIKQNSVSEIVIASQKTDGMTVPLYNKLLHLLETGFTIREYTQVYENITQRIPIQHFDKDFYRYFPFSRSNQNKLYLLMVRVLEVILSLAGIGIGLLLLPFIVIGNFAGNRGKLFYLQTRVGKNGLPFVIYKLRTMVKNAEKDGAVFATNNDHRVTPFGKFLRKARIDEIPQFINILKGDMGFIGPRPERPVFVQELSEVMPFYDTRHVIKPGLTGWAQVNYTYGETMADSLIKLQYDLYYIKHRSVFLDLNILIKTFSTVLFYRGQ from the coding sequence ATGCGTCCCGGCAAAGAAATACATTTTGAAATTTCAGAAAGGAAAATCCTTTTGCGCCTTTTTGACGTGCTTTCGGTGATTCTTTCACTGTATCTGGTCGATTACCTGTTCAACTTCAATTACTTCAATTTTTCGACGCAGAATTTCTACTGGGTGGTCGTGCTGGGGATTTATGTGAATATCTTCGGGACGGTTTTTGAGATGTACAATCTTCAGGTTGCCAGCAATCAGTTCCAGGTCATCCGCAGCATCGTCCTCACTTCGTCGGTCACGGCACTGTTTTACCTGCTCACACCGGTCTTTACGCCCTTCCTTCCTTTAAACAGGCTCCAGATCCTTTATTTCTTCCTGGCCGTTTTTGGCGGATTGCTATGCTGGCGCATATTTTATCAGGCATTCCTGGCGTCTTATCGTTTTGAGAAAAAAGTCATCCTGATCTGTGATCGCGAGCAGGTACAGGAACTGGTCACCGGACTGGAAAATATTGATCCGCATTACAGGATCATCGGCTACCTGAATTCTGATTTTTATGAACATGAAACCTTCCGGTACGACTATGTTACCAATCTTTCCATTGAGGAAATTGACGATTTTATAAAGCAAAATTCAGTATCCGAAATCGTCATTGCCTCTCAAAAAACAGACGGTATGACGGTTCCATTGTACAACAAACTGCTTCACCTGCTTGAGACGGGATTTACCATACGCGAATACACCCAGGTGTACGAAAACATTACACAACGCATCCCAATACAGCACTTCGATAAGGATTTTTATCGCTATTTCCCGTTCAGCCGAAGCAATCAAAATAAGCTTTATCTCTTGATGGTCAGGGTTTTGGAAGTGATCCTGTCGTTGGCAGGTATCGGCATTGGCCTGTTGCTGCTACCGTTTATCGTCATCGGGAACTTTGCGGGAAATCGCGGCAAACTGTTTTACCTGCAGACACGCGTGGGTAAAAACGGCCTGCCATTCGTTATTTACAAACTGCGTACGATGGTCAAGAATGCTGAGAAAGACGGCGCCGTTTTTGCGACCAACAATGACCACCGGGTGACACCCTTCGGGAAGTTCCTGCGCAAGGCCAGGATCGACGAGATTCCACAATTCATCAACATCCTCAAAGGCGACATGGGATTCATCGGCCCGCGGCCGGAACGACCGGTTTTTGTGCAGGAACTGTCAGAAGTCATGCCCTTTTACGACACACGCCACGTCATCAAGCCCGGCTTGACGGGTTGGGCACAGGTGAATTATACTTATGGCGAAACGATGGCAGACAGCCTGATCAAACTGCAGTATGACCTCTATTACATCAAGCACCGAAGCGTTTTCCTCGATCTCAATATCCTGATCAAGACCTTCAGCACCGTGCTATTTTACCGCGGGCAGTAA
- a CDS encoding glycoside hydrolase family 25 protein, giving the protein MRKTNSRSRTSRKRKSPNWKPWLWALFSMLLVFAAAYHYREGLAYYFSFKSHVNDKEEKEARRVSMIRNVEIMSRHSGNVLGVDVSEYQGRIDWEQVGKIENNFPIGFVLIRATAGNDRPDNMFSDNWKNAKAHHFIRGAYHYYRPDENSLEQAKLFIKTVQLRRGDLPPVLDIEKLPKGQPIDSLKMGLRRWLIQVEAHYGVKPIIYSGEKYYNDFLKEAFRGYKFWIANYNFFEEKIRKDWLFWQFTEKASATGIDGPVDVNVFNGNRLQLEWLRVGQ; this is encoded by the coding sequence ATGAGAAAGACCAATTCCCGAAGCAGGACTTCCAGGAAGCGCAAATCCCCGAATTGGAAGCCGTGGCTGTGGGCGCTGTTTTCGATGTTGCTGGTTTTTGCCGCGGCATACCACTACCGCGAAGGACTGGCTTACTATTTCAGTTTCAAATCGCATGTAAACGACAAGGAAGAGAAAGAAGCCCGTCGCGTTTCAATGATCCGCAACGTGGAAATCATGAGCCGCCACAGCGGAAATGTGCTCGGTGTCGATGTGTCGGAATACCAGGGCAGGATTGACTGGGAGCAGGTGGGCAAGATTGAAAATAACTTTCCCATAGGGTTCGTATTGATCCGTGCTACGGCAGGCAACGACCGTCCCGACAATATGTTTTCGGACAACTGGAAGAACGCAAAAGCGCATCATTTCATCCGCGGGGCTTACCATTATTACCGTCCCGACGAAAACTCACTTGAACAGGCCAAATTGTTCATCAAAACCGTACAGCTCCGGCGCGGCGACCTGCCTCCGGTCCTTGACATCGAAAAGCTGCCGAAAGGCCAGCCCATAGACAGCCTGAAAATGGGTTTGAGACGTTGGCTGATTCAGGTGGAAGCGCACTATGGGGTGAAGCCTATCATTTATTCCGGTGAGAAATATTACAACGACTTTCTCAAAGAAGCCTTCCGTGGCTACAAATTCTGGATTGCGAACTACAATTTTTTTGAGGAAAAAATCAGGAAGGACTGGCTGTTCTGGCAGTTTACGGAGAAAGCTTCGGCAACGGGTATAGACGGTCCTGTGGATGTGAATGTATTCAACGGAAACAGATTGCAGCTGGAGTGGCTCAGGGTCGGGCAGTAA
- a CDS encoding serine O-acetyltransferase has product MRYRSYGGHVVGIVFFTQGFWASTQYRIAHYIHTRVTLQPFRIVLRLWMLFWQKSVEILTGISIPAAARIGHGFYIGHFGTIIIHPDVVIGNNCNIAQGVTIGVSGVEGRRGVPVIGDRVFLGANSVIAGPITVGNDVLVGACSLVNKSVAENAVVQGVPAAVLSNRGSNGYI; this is encoded by the coding sequence ATGAGATACCGTAGTTACGGAGGCCATGTTGTCGGAATCGTATTTTTTACTCAGGGCTTCTGGGCAAGTACACAATACAGGATTGCCCATTACATTCACACCAGGGTGACTTTGCAGCCCTTCAGGATTGTACTCCGCCTTTGGATGCTTTTCTGGCAGAAGTCAGTTGAAATCCTTACCGGGATATCAATTCCTGCAGCCGCCAGGATAGGTCACGGATTTTATATAGGTCATTTCGGCACCATTATTATCCATCCTGATGTGGTGATTGGCAACAATTGCAATATCGCCCAGGGCGTGACCATCGGCGTGTCCGGTGTGGAAGGGAGGAGGGGCGTGCCGGTCATTGGCGATCGTGTGTTTTTAGGGGCCAATAGCGTGATTGCCGGTCCCATTACTGTCGGAAACGATGTCCTGGTGGGCGCCTGCTCACTGGTGAACAAATCTGTCGCTGAAAACGCTGTGGTCCAGGGTGTGCCTGCGGCGGTGCTTTCAAATCGCGGATCTAATGGATATATCTGA